A single region of the Aeromicrobium chenweiae genome encodes:
- a CDS encoding ATP-dependent DNA ligase translates to MNLTTHDRQTTTDPHLIGRRWDNRRGRAHVEQAQEVEFSVLPYPQEPMLARTVHALPDEDDLPGGSVYEPKFDGYRAIVFVEGGHCRIQSRHGRDITRSFPDIAAAALESVPSGVVLDGELVVWGDNTSDFSELQRRLDGDVPVGLLDTRPASFIAFDVLAGAGMDMRHSPLRVRRQALTILLGDVSAPLHLVPQTREVEEAEQWMANYAEANVGVEGVVAKGLGTTYDGGERGWRKLRIQDSVECVVFAISGSLRAPRRLVLGRLAADGTAQVLGCTTELTLPLSRRMGAHLARAAEDHPWADGLTSEDVPGWPEDLPAELHLVDPSTVVEVVADSLESGPWDDARELVRVRPELLATEVDAAGASG, encoded by the coding sequence GTGAACCTGACGACACATGACCGCCAGACCACCACAGACCCGCATCTCATCGGTCGCCGGTGGGACAATCGACGAGGCCGCGCACACGTCGAGCAGGCCCAGGAAGTGGAGTTCTCCGTGCTGCCGTACCCGCAGGAGCCGATGCTCGCGCGGACGGTGCACGCCCTGCCTGACGAGGACGACCTGCCCGGCGGCTCGGTCTACGAGCCCAAGTTCGACGGCTACCGCGCCATCGTCTTCGTGGAGGGCGGCCACTGCCGCATCCAGTCCCGCCACGGCCGGGACATCACCCGGTCCTTCCCGGACATCGCGGCGGCCGCCCTGGAGTCCGTGCCGTCCGGCGTCGTGCTCGACGGCGAGCTCGTCGTCTGGGGCGACAACACCTCGGACTTCAGCGAGCTGCAGCGTCGTCTCGACGGGGACGTCCCGGTCGGCCTGCTGGACACGCGCCCCGCATCGTTCATCGCGTTCGACGTGCTGGCCGGGGCCGGCATGGACATGCGCCACAGCCCGCTGCGGGTCCGCCGCCAGGCGCTCACGATCCTGCTGGGCGACGTCAGTGCGCCGCTGCACCTCGTCCCCCAGACCCGGGAGGTCGAGGAGGCCGAGCAGTGGATGGCCAACTACGCCGAGGCGAACGTCGGGGTCGAGGGCGTCGTGGCCAAGGGGCTCGGCACGACGTACGACGGCGGTGAGCGCGGATGGCGCAAGCTGCGCATCCAGGACTCGGTCGAGTGCGTCGTCTTCGCGATCTCCGGGTCCTTGAGGGCGCCGCGGCGACTGGTGCTGGGCCGACTCGCCGCCGACGGCACCGCGCAGGTCCTCGGCTGCACGACCGAGCTGACGCTTCCGCTGAGCCGGCGGATGGGCGCCCACCTCGCCCGGGCCGCCGAGGACCACCCGTGGGCGGACGGTCTGACGTCCGAGGACGTCCCCGGATGGCCCGAGGACTTGCCGGCCGAGCTGCACCTGGTCGACCCGTCTACCGTCGTCGAGGTCGTGGCCGACTCGCTCGAGTCCGGTCCGTGGGACGACGCGCGCGAGCTGGTCCGCGTCCGACCCGAGCTGCTGGCAACCGAGGTCGACGCAGCCGGCGCGTCGGGCTGA
- the ligD gene encoding non-homologous end-joining DNA ligase: MARSSAADTVSVAGRRLRLTHPDKVIYPATGTTKADVIAYYQQIAPYLLPHIQGRIVTRKRWVDGVGTGSKPGSVFFEKNLPDSAPSWIRRVEIHHREHVNTYPVFEDAAALAWAGQVAALELHVPQWRVDRDGTPQNPDRFVLDLDPGPGAGLPECVEVAKRAKKMLADLDLTTYPVTSGSKGIHLYAPLDGAHDSDYMNAFAKEVAKALEAELPDLVVSSMRKSERPGKVLVDWSQNNGNKTTIAPYSLRGTTEPRVAVPRTWREMTDSLEQLTLDQVVARMKRRKDPMADLPTHAAEPDELDRLATYRSMRDPDKTPEPVPADRPSTSDGRTFVIQEHHASSLHWDFRLEHDGVLVSWALPKGVPTDTGKNHLAVQTEDHPLSYATFEGTIPKGEYGGGEVTIWDHGTYELEKWKAREVIATLSGTKEGGLGGRRKYALIHTNKNQWLIHRMKIT; the protein is encoded by the coding sequence ATGGCCCGCAGCAGCGCCGCCGACACCGTGTCGGTCGCTGGGCGGCGTCTGCGTCTGACGCATCCGGACAAGGTCATCTATCCCGCGACCGGGACGACGAAGGCCGACGTCATCGCCTACTACCAGCAGATCGCCCCCTACCTGCTCCCCCACATCCAGGGTCGCATCGTCACCCGCAAGCGCTGGGTCGACGGCGTCGGCACCGGGAGCAAGCCCGGCAGCGTGTTCTTCGAGAAGAACCTGCCCGACTCCGCACCGTCGTGGATCCGCCGCGTCGAGATCCACCACCGTGAGCACGTGAACACCTACCCCGTGTTCGAGGACGCCGCCGCGCTCGCCTGGGCCGGCCAGGTCGCCGCCCTGGAGCTGCACGTCCCGCAGTGGCGGGTCGACCGCGACGGGACGCCGCAGAACCCCGACCGGTTCGTCCTCGACCTCGACCCGGGCCCAGGCGCCGGCCTGCCGGAGTGCGTCGAGGTGGCCAAGCGGGCGAAGAAGATGCTGGCCGACCTCGACCTGACGACGTACCCGGTCACCAGCGGCAGCAAGGGCATCCACCTGTACGCACCGCTGGACGGCGCCCACGACTCGGACTACATGAACGCGTTCGCCAAGGAGGTCGCCAAGGCCCTGGAGGCCGAGCTGCCCGACCTCGTGGTCAGCTCGATGCGCAAGAGCGAGCGACCCGGCAAGGTGCTGGTCGACTGGAGCCAGAACAACGGCAACAAGACGACGATCGCGCCGTACTCGCTGCGCGGCACCACCGAGCCGAGGGTCGCGGTGCCCCGGACGTGGCGCGAGATGACCGACTCGCTCGAGCAGCTCACCCTCGACCAGGTGGTCGCCCGCATGAAGCGGCGCAAGGACCCGATGGCCGATCTGCCGACCCACGCGGCCGAGCCCGACGAGCTCGACCGCCTGGCGACGTACCGGTCGATGCGCGACCCCGACAAGACCCCCGAACCCGTCCCCGCCGACCGCCCGTCGACGTCCGACGGACGGACGTTCGTCATCCAGGAGCACCACGCGAGCAGCCTGCACTGGGACTTCCGGCTCGAGCACGACGGTGTCCTGGTGTCGTGGGCCCTGCCCAAGGGCGTCCCGACCGACACCGGCAAGAATCATCTTGCGGTGCAGACCGAGGACCACCCGCTGTCGTATGCGACCTTCGAGGGAACGATCCCGAAGGGCGAGTACGGAGGTGGGGAGGTCACCATCTGGGACCACGGCACGTACGAGCTCGAGAAGTGGAAGGCTCGAGAGGTCATTGCCACCCTGAGTGGTACCAAGGAGGGCGGGCTCGGCGGACGTCGCAAGTACGCGCTGATCCACACCAACAAGAACCAGTGGCTCATCCACCGGATGAAGATCACCTGA
- a CDS encoding TraR/DksA family transcriptional regulator, with translation MTAELQEPTDSPWTAAELKAIRDGLEAAVVRLNTELALLGSDLGTTAGAPPIEVLVDDLDVASQRSERLQDAVQAENLAAILQQTQHVLDRLSDGQYGVCESCTGAIGRPRLEAFPRATLCMTCAH, from the coding sequence ATGACCGCTGAGCTCCAGGAACCCACGGACTCCCCTTGGACGGCTGCAGAGCTGAAGGCCATCCGCGACGGCCTGGAAGCCGCGGTGGTGCGCCTCAACACCGAGCTCGCCCTCCTCGGCTCCGATCTCGGCACGACCGCCGGGGCCCCGCCGATCGAGGTCCTGGTCGACGACCTCGACGTGGCCAGCCAACGGTCCGAGCGGCTGCAGGACGCGGTCCAGGCGGAGAACCTCGCAGCGATCCTGCAGCAGACCCAGCACGTCCTCGACCGCTTGTCCGACGGCCAGTACGGGGTGTGCGAGTCCTGCACGGGTGCGATCGGGCGTCCGCGGCTCGAGGCGTTCCCCCGCGCGACCCTCTGCATGACCTGCGCCCACTGA
- a CDS encoding sigma-70 family RNA polymerase sigma factor: protein MNSAPVTSISTSTSSGPAHEQADDTAALIEAAASAGPAERAALEDEVVRRHLGLARHLAGRYAGRGIDREDLVQVANFALVKSIRGFRHDRGEFVPFATVTILGEIKKHFRDHGWGVRPPRRIQQLQADISAASERIFHAEGHAPDATQIAAELGADLADVNEAMAARGCFSPTSLDQPVRDGGQPLGETLRWDESAFSFIDDWVTVGPLCRDLAEDERELIRLRFVEDKTQQEIADLVGVSQMQVSRRLAKLLDQLRAKAAVADVA, encoded by the coding sequence GTGAACTCTGCTCCCGTTACATCCATCAGCACGTCCACCTCGTCGGGCCCCGCCCACGAGCAGGCGGACGACACCGCAGCACTCATCGAGGCGGCCGCCTCGGCCGGTCCGGCTGAGCGCGCCGCGCTCGAGGACGAGGTCGTCCGTCGCCATCTCGGGCTCGCGCGTCACCTCGCGGGCCGGTACGCCGGTCGCGGCATCGACCGCGAGGACCTCGTGCAGGTCGCCAACTTCGCGTTGGTCAAGTCGATCCGCGGCTTCCGCCACGACCGGGGCGAGTTCGTCCCCTTCGCGACGGTCACGATCCTGGGTGAGATCAAGAAGCACTTCCGCGACCACGGCTGGGGCGTTCGTCCCCCGCGCCGGATCCAGCAGCTGCAGGCCGACATCTCCGCGGCGTCCGAGCGCATCTTCCACGCCGAGGGTCACGCACCCGACGCCACGCAGATCGCTGCCGAGCTCGGCGCCGACCTCGCCGACGTGAACGAGGCGATGGCCGCTCGCGGCTGCTTCTCGCCCACGTCGCTCGACCAGCCCGTGCGCGACGGCGGCCAGCCGCTCGGCGAGACGCTGCGCTGGGACGAGTCGGCGTTCTCGTTCATCGACGACTGGGTGACGGTCGGCCCGCTGTGCCGCGACCTCGCCGAGGACGAGCGTGAGCTCATCCGCCTGCGCTTCGTCGAGGACAAGACCCAGCAGGAGATCGCCGACCTGGTCGGCGTGAGCCAGATGCAGGTGTCGCGCCGCCTCGCCAAGCTGCTCGACCAGCTGCGCGCGAAGGCCGCTGTCGCGGACGTCGCCTGA
- a CDS encoding SpoIIE family protein phosphatase has product MSSDRGDFFENAPCGYAELDADGRIIAANGAFLSLVDRARDDVVGKETFASLLSAGGRIYHETHFRPALQMHGEVHEIAVDLVRPDGTKVPALVSANVRGEGRKQTTRLIAFEARDRRTYEQELLRARRAAEEAEARATTLAQTLQSTFVPPTIAPIPGLEVAGAYRPAGDGSVIGGDFYDVFQISTGEWLVALGDVCGKGVDAAVLTAFVRHSIRALAVRHVSPAAVLRDLNTALLAHGSDRFCTVVLLRLLKEDDQWLVTVSSGGHPLPLLIAQEGAVAEIGASGSLIGVLSTPQLDDGRTTVGPGDRVVLFTDGVTEARRGDEPFGLDRLMSLVATDLPSAADTTSAVLDEVLTFQDGQARDDIAIVTVRVLAPGEEPPSDAPAEPEPMGLEAKNQALLALQQAENAAGSDQDPKD; this is encoded by the coding sequence AGCTCGACGCGGACGGGCGGATCATCGCGGCCAACGGGGCGTTCCTGTCACTGGTCGACCGGGCGCGGGACGACGTCGTCGGCAAGGAGACGTTCGCGAGCCTGCTGAGCGCGGGCGGTCGGATCTACCACGAGACCCACTTCCGTCCGGCGCTGCAGATGCACGGCGAGGTCCACGAGATCGCCGTCGACCTCGTGCGCCCCGACGGCACCAAGGTGCCCGCCCTGGTGAGTGCGAACGTGCGTGGCGAGGGCCGCAAGCAGACGACGCGACTGATCGCCTTCGAGGCGCGTGACCGCCGGACGTACGAGCAGGAGCTCCTGCGCGCCCGCCGGGCGGCCGAGGAGGCCGAGGCCCGCGCCACGACCTTGGCGCAGACGCTGCAGTCGACGTTCGTCCCGCCGACGATCGCCCCCATCCCGGGCCTGGAGGTCGCTGGGGCCTACCGTCCCGCCGGCGACGGCAGCGTCATCGGTGGCGACTTCTACGACGTCTTCCAGATCAGCACGGGCGAGTGGCTCGTCGCGCTCGGCGACGTCTGCGGCAAGGGCGTCGACGCCGCGGTCCTCACCGCCTTCGTCCGCCACTCGATCCGGGCGCTGGCCGTCCGGCACGTCTCGCCGGCCGCGGTGCTGCGCGACCTCAACACCGCGCTCCTCGCGCACGGCAGCGACCGGTTCTGCACGGTCGTGCTGCTGCGCCTGCTGAAGGAGGACGACCAGTGGCTCGTGACGGTCAGCTCCGGCGGGCACCCGCTGCCCCTGCTGATCGCCCAGGAGGGCGCGGTGGCGGAGATCGGCGCGTCCGGGTCGCTGATCGGCGTCCTGTCCACGCCCCAGCTCGACGACGGGCGCACCACGGTCGGACCTGGTGACCGGGTGGTCCTGTTCACCGACGGGGTGACCGAGGCCCGTCGCGGCGACGAGCCCTTCGGCCTCGACCGGCTGATGTCGCTGGTCGCGACCGACCTGCCGAGCGCCGCGGACACCACGTCTGCGGTCCTCGACGAGGTGCTCACCTTCCAGGACGGGCAGGCCCGCGACGACATCGCGATCGTCACCGTGCGGGTGCTGGCACCCGGCGAGGAGCCGCCGTCGGACGCCCCTGCCGAGCCCGAGCCGATGGGTCTTGAGGCCAAGAACCAAGCCCTGCTGGCGCTTCAGCAGGCCGAGAACGCGGCCGGGTCCGACCAGGACCCGAAGGACTGA